TTCCGCCAGTCATCGGCGGAGATCATTCAATGGAGCATCCATCGCGGTCATGAATCGCACTGGATGCATGGCAGCATCGCCGGAGATGATGCCGCATTGGCCCATCTCGCCAGCTTGATGGAGCGTGCACCGGTCTCCCCAAGCGCAGATGATGCAGTTATTCCTGTGCCGATAGATCTCATCGCAGGAACCATGCATGTGAGCTTGGCCGACTTGCAGGCGCTGGAGTTGCACGATGTGCTGCTGGCCGACTTGAAGAGCTACCAGAGCCAGCGCGAGTGCACTCTGAATGCCGCCCGCAGAGCCTTGGGCAAAGGCCACTTAGAGGCCAGCACTTTTACCCTCAAACACCTGACCTCCAAACCCGCCACCACTATGGGAGACGCCGCGTCCGTATCCGTCAATGATCTTGAAATCGAACTGACCTTCGTGGTCGGCCAGACCACCCTCACCGTCGGCGAGCTGCGCCACTTGGCTCCGGGCTTCACCTTTGAACTGCCCATCTCCTCAGGCGATGGGCTGCTCATCTGTGCCAATGGCAAAACAATTGGCCGAGGCGAACTTATTGAGGTGGGAGATCACCTCGGAGTGCGGGTCACGGAATTTTCTGCATCATGACCTCTTTTCAAATCCCCGATCCTCTCACGCTGATCTTGTTGACGGCGGTGCTCTCGATGGCCCCGTTCTTTGCGATCATGGCGACCTCGTATGTAAAGCTGGTGGTTGTGCTCAGCCTGGTGCGCAATGCCTTGGGGATCCAGCAAATCCCACCCAACATGGTGCTCAATGGCATCGCTGTTATTCTCACCATTTACATCATGGCCCCGGTGGGCCAGGCGACTTTTGCCTCCGTGGAAAACGAAGATTTTAAAGACTTCAATGCCGCCAAGCTGCGCGTGGTCTTAGAGAAGGGCAGCACGCCCATTCGTCAGTTCTTAGACAGGCACACGTCCTCACATGAGAAGAAGTTTTTCCTCGATACAGCACGCCGTGTGTGGGGTAATCAATCGAAGATTGAGATCTCTGACAACAGTTTCTTTGTCCTCATCCCCGCGTTCACAGTCAGTGAGCTCACCGCAGCTTTTCAAATCGGGTTCCTTCTCTACCTACCCTTCATTGCGATTGATCTCATCGTGTCCAACATCCTTTTGGCCATGGGCATGATGATGGTGTCCCCGATGACCATTTCCCTGCCCTTCAAGCTCCTGCTCTTTGTGCTCATTGATGGCTGGGCACGCCTGATTCACGGGCTCGTTCTCACCTATGTCATCCCGGCCGCAGGCGGGGGCGGGTAATCCATTGCCTTTTTCATCGAATGAACCAAAACTTTCTTCTCGAAACGACCAATCAGGCCCTCATTCTGGTGCTGATTCTGTCCATGCCACCCATCATCGTGGCCACCGTGGTGGGCGTGTTGGTCAGCTTGATCCAGGCCCTGACGCAAGTGCAAGAACAGACGCTCGGCTTCGCGGTCAAACTGATCGTTGTCACCGTCGTATTGCTTCTCACAGCCGGCTGGACAGGCGCGGAGATGTTCAAGTTCACGCTGCATATCTTTGACACCTTTCCGACTCTCCGGCGATGATGAATGACCAGGATGTGCGAACGATCTTTCTCATCGTGGCCTTTACAGTGCCGCGCATGATGTCGGCCTTGCTCATTTCTCCTTTTTTTGGCGATCAGTTCATCCAAGGCATGGCGCGCCAGGTCGTGATCATCTCGCTGAGCCTGATGGCCATCCCCATAACCCTCCAATCAGGAATCACCGTGCCTGAAAATAGCTTCTGGCCTTTGTTCCTCCTGGGCGTGCTGATCAAAGAAATCGCCATCGGCATGTTGATCGGTTTCGGCACTGGCCTGGTTTTTTGGATTGCTGAGGGCACCGGCTTTTTCATCGATAACCAGCGTGGCAGTTCCATGGCGGAAATGTTTGATCCCATGTCAGGCGGCAGCAGTTCTCTCTTTGGCGTCTTGTTTACCAAGGTGCTCGGCGTGCTCTTCTTCCTCGGTGGCGGCTTCTCCGCCTTTCTCACGATCGTCTATGACAGCTACCTGACTTGGCCGGTCTTCTCCTACTTCCCCCAGTTCCAGCCCACCTTTGCCATGGCCAGTCTAAATCTCCTCGACGGCATCATGGGACTCATCGTCACCTACTCGGCACCCATCATCATCGCCATGTTCATTGCCGAATTTGGCCTTGGTTTGATGAACCGCTTCAGCCCACAATTGAACGTCTTCTTTTTGGCCATGCCAGTGAAAAGCGGCATCGCCTCCCTGCTCATTATTTTCTACCTCGTCTTCCTGCTGAACTTTTTCAAAGGCCAGATCATGACGCCAGAGAAGTGGAACTTTTTTTACCAGGGGTTCTTTAAATGAGTCATGAGCGAGAAGACTGAGCAACCCACACCAAAGAAGCTGCGTGACGCACGCCAGAAAGGGCAGGTCGCGAAGAGTCAGGATGTCAACGCAGCCGCCTTGACGATCGCGTGCTTTGTCACCATCTCCGCTTTATGGTTTCCTTATGTCGAGGAATGCAAGGCGCTGATGACGCTGCCCACGGAATTTTACACCCAGCCTTTTCGAGAGGTGGTTGATGAAGTGCTCTATGCCGTTGTCATTAAGATCCTCCTTCTCTCCGCCCCCTTGCTGGCAGTAGTCATGATTGTGGGGATAGCGGTGAATTTTTCCCAAGTTGGTTTTATGCTCGTGTTTGAGCCGATCAAACCAGAGCTAAAAAAGATCAATCCTCTGGATAAGGCCAAGCAGATGTTTTCGATGAAAAACCTCGTCGAATTTGGCAAGTCCGCGCTCAAAGTCATCATCATCGCCGTCCTCATTTACCTTGTCACAAGGGATGCCCTTGATCCCCTCACCCGCATTCCTTATGCAGGCAAAGAAGGGGTGATGCAGTCTCTCAAACCCATGCTCAGCACGCTGGCGGTGAACATCACCCTGGCTTACATAGTGATCGCCGCCGCAGACTACTTCTTCCAGAAGTTTCAGCACACGAAACAACTGAAGATGAGCAAGGATGAAGTGAAGCGCGAGTATAAGGAGAGCGAGGGCAACCCCGAGATCAAAGGCAAGCGCAAGCAGCTCCATCAGGAAATGGTGATGAACGACACCATGGAGCGCACCCGCAAGTCCAGCGTCGTGGTGACAAATCCCACCCACCTCGCCATCGCCATCTATTATCAGGAAGAGGACAATCAAATGCCCAAAGTTCTGGCCAAAGGTGAGGACGACGTGGCGCGACGGATGGTGGAGGTGGCGAAGCAAGAAGGCATCCCCATCATGCAGCACATTCCCTTAGCACGCGCCTTGTATGAAAAGGTAGACATGGACCGCTTTGTGCCCGCAAACCTCATTGAACCCATGGCTGAGGTGTTGCGTTGGGTGAAGGAATTTCACGAGCAACAGCACTGACCGCCCCCCTTCGCCAACCGGACTCAGTAGAGTTAAGAAGCCACTGCCTCCAGCAGCAAACGAATCTCTTGCTCGATGTCCATGGGATCTTCCACCGTCTGTGCGATCTCAGCACGAAGGAGCTCCCCGTAACGTTTCCTCATGCGAAAGACAGACACTGCCACAGTGCCAGTGCTCATGCCCAGTTCTCGGGCCAGCTCTTCATAAGAATTGGGATTGGCACTGCTCGCCAGGTAAGGCTGCATCGCCTTGAAGAGCTTTTCCTTGCCACAACTAGCATAATCTTCTTCCAAGGCCTTCACGGCACGATGAAGGAGGTTCTCGGCCCAGTTGCGCTGAAAAAGTTTCTCTGGGGAATCCGGATGGGCGATTTCACGTTCGAAGCGTTCCTCTCCTTCCTCAATTTCAAAAGGAACAAAAGTAACCTTCCCACCTCTCTTTTCGGTTCTCTGTTTCCGCGCCTCATTGCTCACAAAATGCCGTAGCGCACCGAGCAAGAAAGAGCGAAAACGCCCTCTTTCAGGATCCGCATGGGACAGGACATTATTTTCCAGAACATGCGCGAAGAACCCCTGAGCCAAATCTTCGGCATCTTCAGGGGAGTAATTCTGCCGCCGCACAAACGCGTAGATCGGATACCAGCAGGCACGGCACAGGTGCTCCATATCCTTCATCGCCGCCTCATTTCCCAAATCGGAAGCCCTGATGACCATGCTCCAACGAGTCGTTTTAAAAGCTTCTTTGGGCTTTCCAACGGCCTCGGGCAGGTTCTTGTTCGAATTGGGAAAGGGTATAGACATAGTTACCGGAGAAACAGCGCCAATTGAGCGCTACTGAAAGCCCTAAGAACTCTGAAATGCAAGCCTTTAGCGGTTGGAAAGAACGTCGCTAAACCGGGAAAATGATCACACGCAGCAACGCAAAGCCCCATTCGCCTTCTTCGATCAGTAGGGGTAGGGACGCGCTGCGCCGCGTCCGACTCTTCCGTGGGCGAAGGCGGCAGTCCAGATGAACGCCGTTTGGCCTTCGACATTCACACATCTCTGTCGCCATTCAACACTCGAACGTCGCACAACGTGTCCCTCCCCCCACCAAGCCCCAATCTCGCAAGTTGCCACCCATCGCAAAACATTATATTATAGATAAATCATTCAAACCTGGAACCCTTCCATGCACACTCTCCCCGATCCTCGCCACGAAACTTTCGCTTCCCTCCGCGCCTCCGGCCACGACGTCGCTTCCGCCTACATCCACGCCGGATACAGCGTCAAAAACATCAAACAACGCTCCCGCAAACTCCTCCAAAACCCCGCCATCCAGGCCCGCATCACTCACCTAAGGGGCTGCCTCCCCCGCATCGCCGAACTCCACGACCACCATTGCCCATCCCTCCTGCTCATGCCCGAAACCCGGCATGAAATGCTCGTCTGGCTTTGGCAGGTCATGAACGGCACCCGCGAAGTCCGCCCCACCCAAATGCGCGCAGCCACCCTCTACTGCCGCATGCGCGGCTGGCACCTCGGAAAAGGCCTCCCCGCCGCCGAGTCCCCCGCCCCCACCGACATCACCCCGGCCGAGCAAGCCCTCCTCGCCATGGCCAGCCGCGAAAACATCGCCCACGAACGCACCGGCACCCCTCGCTCCCAAGAAAGC
This is a stretch of genomic DNA from Prosthecobacter algae. It encodes these proteins:
- the sctQ gene encoding type III secretion system cytoplasmic ring protein SctQ, with amino-acid sequence MSRSRSEFIRLANRIAGKNRPLNFTWNAQPTQFVFSNLLQRPRGSWSLQIRMGGHALQVEINRLPELAWVSPELAGIDLHDLPGELACGLIESSFGEIFTALTKAGIDVSILSMEPFSFRQSSAEIIQWSIHRGHESHWMHGSIAGDDAALAHLASLMERAPVSPSADDAVIPVPIDLIAGTMHVSLADLQALELHDVLLADLKSYQSQRECTLNAARRALGKGHLEASTFTLKHLTSKPATTMGDAASVSVNDLEIELTFVVGQTTLTVGELRHLAPGFTFELPISSGDGLLICANGKTIGRGELIEVGDHLGVRVTEFSAS
- the sctR gene encoding type III secretion system export apparatus subunit SctR; amino-acid sequence: MTSFQIPDPLTLILLTAVLSMAPFFAIMATSYVKLVVVLSLVRNALGIQQIPPNMVLNGIAVILTIYIMAPVGQATFASVENEDFKDFNAAKLRVVLEKGSTPIRQFLDRHTSSHEKKFFLDTARRVWGNQSKIEISDNSFFVLIPAFTVSELTAAFQIGFLLYLPFIAIDLIVSNILLAMGMMMVSPMTISLPFKLLLFVLIDGWARLIHGLVLTYVIPAAGGGG
- the sctS gene encoding type III secretion system export apparatus subunit SctS, which gives rise to MNQNFLLETTNQALILVLILSMPPIIVATVVGVLVSLIQALTQVQEQTLGFAVKLIVVTVVLLLTAGWTGAEMFKFTLHIFDTFPTLRR
- the sctT gene encoding type III secretion system export apparatus subunit SctT — protein: MRTIFLIVAFTVPRMMSALLISPFFGDQFIQGMARQVVIISLSLMAIPITLQSGITVPENSFWPLFLLGVLIKEIAIGMLIGFGTGLVFWIAEGTGFFIDNQRGSSMAEMFDPMSGGSSSLFGVLFTKVLGVLFFLGGGFSAFLTIVYDSYLTWPVFSYFPQFQPTFAMASLNLLDGIMGLIVTYSAPIIIAMFIAEFGLGLMNRFSPQLNVFFLAMPVKSGIASLLIIFYLVFLLNFFKGQIMTPEKWNFFYQGFFK
- the sctU gene encoding type III secretion system export apparatus subunit SctU produces the protein MSEKTEQPTPKKLRDARQKGQVAKSQDVNAAALTIACFVTISALWFPYVEECKALMTLPTEFYTQPFREVVDEVLYAVVIKILLLSAPLLAVVMIVGIAVNFSQVGFMLVFEPIKPELKKINPLDKAKQMFSMKNLVEFGKSALKVIIIAVLIYLVTRDALDPLTRIPYAGKEGVMQSLKPMLSTLAVNITLAYIVIAAADYFFQKFQHTKQLKMSKDEVKREYKESEGNPEIKGKRKQLHQEMVMNDTMERTRKSSVVVTNPTHLAIAIYYQEEDNQMPKVLAKGEDDVARRMVEVAKQEGIPIMQHIPLARALYEKVDMDRFVPANLIEPMAEVLRWVKEFHEQQH
- a CDS encoding sigma-70 family RNA polymerase sigma factor, with amino-acid sequence MSIPFPNSNKNLPEAVGKPKEAFKTTRWSMVIRASDLGNEAAMKDMEHLCRACWYPIYAFVRRQNYSPEDAEDLAQGFFAHVLENNVLSHADPERGRFRSFLLGALRHFVSNEARKQRTEKRGGKVTFVPFEIEEGEERFEREIAHPDSPEKLFQRNWAENLLHRAVKALEEDYASCGKEKLFKAMQPYLASSANPNSYEELARELGMSTGTVAVSVFRMRKRYGELLRAEIAQTVEDPMDIEQEIRLLLEAVAS